DNA from Paraburkholderia sp. BL10I2N1:
CCTGCATCGTTTTCCACTGACCCTGCAGGTCACGCAGCGTGGCCGAGTCACCGTCGCGGTAGGCCTTCGCGTACTGGTTGACCATCTGCTGCGAGTGCTGCTGGAAGAACGTCTGCGCGTTGTGGAACTCGGCGGCCCGCCGGTAGCTGTCCTCGATCTTCATCGGCGTGACGCCCGCGGCCTGCAGCGCTACATCAAATGCCGAGATGTCTTCTGGCTTGATGATCGTATCGTTGCGGCTGTTGGTGAGGCCATCGGCCGCGAGGCCATACGCCTTCATCCCGTCGCGGATCCCCGAGGGCACCATCTGCTCGAGCCCGTGGTAGTAGTCGCCCTGCATGATCCTGCCGGCACCGGTGAGCACATTCGGGAGCGTGGTACCCAGCATCGGCCCCAGCGCGGCGAGCATGTACGACTTGTAGTCATCCGCGGCGGTCTTGCCACCATTCACGTTGGCGCGACCGAGCGGGTTCAGGATGTCACCGGCCCCGATGCGGTTCGTGAGATCGATGCCGAGCGCAGCCGGGGCACCGTGCAGGATGATATCCGCCAGGAACTTGTCGCCGATCACGCGGCGGAAGTACGACTCCGGGTCCTCGGGTACGTCCGAGTCGCTGAAGATCTTCTGGATCGCATAGGCCAGCAGCTGCGCGCCGGGAATGCCCATCGCGCCGGCCAGCACCCCGTAGTGCAGCGCCATGTAGCCCAGTGCTTTCCCGCCAACCACACGCTCTTCCGGCGAGGCGCCGGTAAACGCCTGGTGCGCGAGGCGCGCGACGATCGACGTGTGGATGATGTTGAACTTGCGGAACTGCGCCATGAGCCGCACCGGCAGCCCCGGGGCGTTACCCGGCATGAGGGCGCGCGGCGTGTTGGCCGCCGAGTAGTCCCCGTACGCCTGGCGCACCACGTCACGGGCGAACTTCGTCCCGGCCGCGTGCGCCGCGTCAGCGTCACCGCCCCGGTTGAGCGAGTCAGCGTGCGCGAGGCGGTAGGCCGCCAGCGCCGAGAGGGTGCGGTTATAGCCTTCGAGACCGCGCGCGACCATCGTCACCTTGTTCATCGCTGTGGCACCAGCCCGGGTCAGCTGGTTGCTGGAGAACACCTCCGGCTTGCCGTACTCCGACTCATGACCCGCATCCAGTACCCCCTGCCTCTGCAGCGTGGTGAGCATTCCACGCTCGTCCCCCACGCGGCTCACGTGTTTGCTCACGTCGAGCTTCAGCGCATTGCCCCCCTTCCCGAGCTTCGCCGTATCCTGCGCCGCCCCGATCATCTCCTTCCACGCTGCACCGTAACCGTGTCGGGCGCCCAGTATCGGGTGCGCCATCGTCACAGGCTGTGCGATGTACTGCAGGTAGTGCGCGGGCGAGGTCAGCAGGCGCCAGGCCGTGTTGAACATCAGCAGGTTGTCCATGACGCGCGACGGCCGGTTGTTCGCCTGCGCGATGGCCCGCTTCTGGAACTCGTTGACGATGTCGGTGCGCGCGGGACGCTGCGCGCCGCCCTGCTTCGCTTCGTCGGCCATGCCCTTCATCGCGTCGGCGATCTTCGCGCCGTGCAGCATGGTCGAGACCAGCTGGTTGTGGCGCAGCCCGTTCTGGAAGAACGACTCAAGCCCCTGCTTCGCGATCACGCCAGGAATGTTTTTACGCTTGAGCTCCCCGGCGCGTGCACTCGTGTCCGCGATGGACTGCAGGTACATGTCCGTGAGCGCGCGGTCCATCGCAGCGGCGTACTCCTTGCCCTGCGGCGTGCCGGTGTCGAAGTAGTCGCGCATCTTCGCGCGCCACTGTTCGAGTTGCCGCCAGCTCGCACCGTGGCTGTCCTTGAAGTACACGTCCTTGGCCATGGGCTGCGCGTTGCCGGCACCGTACTTCGCCTCAAGCTCCTTGGCGAGTGCACGCGCTTCGCCCATCGTGCGGGTCTGCGTGTACACGTAGTGGTCCGGGTCCTTCCTGAGCGTGTCCATGCGCGGCGTGTCTTCCGCCGCTTCCGCTGCCTTGTAGGTGGCGGACTTGGCTTCCACGACATAGTCGCCGTGGCGGCGCAGCGGCAGGTAGGGGCCGGGCATCTCTGCACCGGCCACCCTGGGGGCGTCGGCCCCCATCATCTTGCGGACCTCTTCCTCGGCCGCGCGCAGCTGCGAGCGCTGCGCGGCACCGTGCTCGTTGACCGCCTTGATAACCTCCTGCACCGACGCGGGGAGCGCATTGAAGCGGGCCTTCGTGGCAGGGTCCACGGTGACGCCGGACTTCCACGCGGGGTCATAGCCCCACTTCTGGGACATCGTCGTTTCAGTCAGGAAGGTGCTCGCCATGTCACGCTGCGGCAGCGAGAGCGCCGAGGCCTTCTGGCCGATTTCACCGAGCTGGTTGTCGAGCGTGCGACGGTAGGCGTCCTGCTCGCCGTGCAGGTCCATGTACTCGCGGGGGGCTTCCATGCCCAGACGTGAGGACGCCCAGTCAGCGAGATCGTGACCGAACGTGAGCGCCTGCGTGCCGCGCTTCGCGGCGTGCGCGAGGGTGTCGTAGGTGCGCTGGACCGGCGAGGCGAGCCCTTCCGGCAGCGCCGAGATCAGACGTTCTGCGCGGGGTCGGCGTTCGTCGACGGAGTCGTGGTCGTAGTCGGGTCCACGGGACTGGAGGCTACGCTCTGGGCTCCCGGCTGCGTCTGCTGTTGCTGCATCGCCGCTTCCGCCTTCGCGAAGTCGAACGGCTGCAGGTTCGCCGGCTGCGCGATTTTCGAAACCCGTGGCGCGCTGTTCTGCGCCATCGCCCGAGCGAGCGAGAAGCGCTTCTGGAGATTGCTGGACATCGTTGGTCACCTCGCGCATGAATGCGGAAGATTCGGGCGCGTATCGTTCGAGAATTGCACGGCCGCGGGGGTCAGTGTACATCGAACCGAGCTGCGCAAACAGCTCCGCCTGCGCATCCTGGCGGTCAAGGTCAGGGTGTTGTCCGCGATTGAGCGGGTAGTCGAAGTACTGCTCGAATGCACCGTCCGTGGGGTCGTTGGACCAGAGGTCATGCAGCTCGCGCGCGACGCTGCCTTCCGGCGCCCAGTCATCGGCGAACTCTTCAAGCCGCATCTCCGGCTGCACCGAATACACCCCGCCATGCAGGGCGTTGTCGATGCCGTGCCAGAGCTCATGGGTGATCGCGTGCTGCACCAGCGCGGGGCTGCCATGCTGGAGCACCGAGGCGTTGAGCGTGATCTTGACCGTGCCGTCGCGGTTCAGGGTGATCTCACCGCCCACCCCATCGGGCAGACGGCTGACCGACCAGTGGTCCACCGAGTCCACCGCGTGGGGGATACCCAGGTGGCGCAGGTTCGCCGTGACGGTCGACACGTTACCATAGCGCGCTTCCACCCCGCGGAACTCGGCGCTGCGCGACTGGTACGCATCGGGGTAGTCGTTGGAGTCGAGCCGGTTGACGATCTGTGCCTTGTCGGCGAGCGTGCCGTTGCCGTTCCCGACGAACTCATCCCAGTCACTGCGCAGCGACTCAGGCAGGTCGTCATAGGCAACGTTGCTCGGCACGGTGGCCTCGTGTGCCTCCCACGCCTCACGGCCCCGGTCCTCGGAGGTCTTCCAGGCGTCGGGGTTCTGCTTCGCCTGCGCTTCGAGCTCGGCGACTTTCGTCCTGGCCTTGAGCCACTTGTCCCTGTCGACGCGCGAGCCGTCGCCATTGGCGACTAACGCGTCCCAGTCGTTGCGCAGGGCTTTCGGCAGGTCGTCATAGGCGACGTTGTCCGCCGAGGTGGCTCCGTGCGCATCCCACGCCTCACGGCCACCGTTCTCGGAGGCGTTCCCGGCGCCGGGGTTCTTGCCCGCCGGTGCCTCGATCGCAGCGAGTTTCTTCTGGGCCTTGAGCCACTGGTCGGTCAGGTCGCCCGTGTCCTTCCACTTCGACTGCGAGCCACCGGCCGACTTGACGACACCCATGCTCTGGGTGACGCCACGGTCCTCATCGCCATGCAGCTCGTTGCCCTCGACGCGCATCTCGTCCGCCGAAGCGGGCGTGGCGTCTTCGGCCTTCGCCGCGTGCTCGTTCTCGTCGTAGGCCGTCTCCCCGGTCGGCACATCGGCAGGCTCTTCATGCATGAGCTGCATGATGTCTTCCGGCGTGTAGCCGAGCCGGTTGGCTGCCGCGACCACCTTCGGGCCGAGGCTCTTCTCGCCGACGATCTGTGTGATGCGCGAGTGATCAAGCCCGTACTTGTCGCCCAGCTCACGGTGCGACATGTCGTTGACGAAGTGATCCTGCAGGATGTTGAAATCCCGCTCAGCGTTCTTCGTGCCGGCCAGCGCCTCGCGCCACAGCCGGTCACGCGCCTCGTTCTTCTGCGCCGAGTCAGCCGTTGTTGCCGGTGCGGGTTTGACGGCTGGTGCTTGCGGCGCTGCAGGAGCGGGCTCGGACAGAACCTGTTTCTGGATCTTGACGAAGCCGGGGCTGCGGTCCGGGACCTCGTGGATGTTGGCGATATTGTTGCGATCGAGGTAGCGCAGCAGATCCGCGCCGATACCTCTCCCCCGTGCGTCTTCTGTGACTGCGATGGAGTCGAGCATCCCGCGTTTGATATGGGCGGCACCGACCACGTTGTCGCCATCCAGTATCTGCACCCGCGTGTTACCCGCCTTCGCTGCATCCACCCGCGCCGTCAGGCCGTTGCCCAGATCCTCGGTGTGGGTCAGCACGGGGTCAGTGGTGAACTGCTTCGGATCTGCGTTCGCGCGGTCAAACATCTGCGCGCGAAACTCGGCCTGCTTCTGGACAGCAGTCTTCCCCCCGAGGGTGTCCTTTACGTTATCCGCAAAGTTCGAGAACAGCTTCCCTACCGGCGTACCCTTCGGTTGCGTCCTGCCTACGGTACGCCCTGCACCCGGCGCCTGACCCGCAAATGTGTTGTTCTTCTGCGCCTGCGCGAGCGCATCCGTTACTTCCTGGGCTTCGGTCCCGCCAGCTGCATGTCCGCCACCAGGTACAGCGGCATCCCCAGCCGGGCTGCTATCCGCTGCTCCCGCGCCTCGTACGCTGCTGTCTCGTGCGGCTCCTGCTTGCTCGTCAAGCGGTTGTCGCAGCTCACCTGCTGGTCGAACTGGTACGGGTCCCACGCCTGCGGGTCGTCCAGCAACGTCCCCGGCAGCGGCTTGCTGTTGCTGTCCATTTCCACCTCTCCGTTTCAGTTGGATGAAACCGCCCGTCTTCTGGACAGGCGGCGTTACAGGCTGTTCTTGCCCGGCTTGGGCAGATCCTGGCTGTACATCTGCCGGTTGTTGTCCTTGAAGTTGGGCGACTTCGGCGGCTTGGGCGCTTTCGGCGGGGCTGCTACCTTCGGCGGCGGCGGGGCCTTGAGGGCCTGGGGCGCTGCTATCCTGGGCGCTGCCGGCACCGCGATTTTCGGGGCCGACACTTTGGGTCCCGCCAGGTTGGGCGTTGCTATCTTGGGCGCCGCTGGCATTGACACCTTCGGTCCCGCTCCGATCTTGGCCATTTACATCTCCATGAAGAATCTTGTTGCGCCACGCAGTCAGGATCTGGACCTTGTCCAGCGACGTCTGGGCCTTTGAGTTCGCCAGGCGGTTGATCGCCATGTCGATCTTCGCCGCCGCCTGTGCGAGCGTCGGCGCTTCGTTGACACCGGTCAGCCTCACCAGCTTGTCGATGTCACTCATCGCCGGGTACGGACCCGGTTCGGTGCTGCGCTGGTCGGGCGCGGCGACGCGGTCTTCGCGCCAGGCATCCGAGAGCAGCTGTTCGGCGTCGTGCTGCACCGGAGACTTCTGCGCCTCCTTCGTGAGCAGCTTGTCGACGTACCTGTTGTAGTCCGGCGTGGTGCCATGCTCCTGGCCGTCGAACGCGTGCGCGCCGACCACCACCTCGCCAAGTGCCGGGTGCACCAGGTCTGCGCGCGGGCCGACCTTCGCAAAGAGGCTCTGCAGCAACCCCTCGCGCGCCTGCGCGCTCTGGGCCTGCTGGGCAGCGGCCTGGGCCTGCGGCTGCTCACGTATATCGAACAGGTTGCCCTGCGTCATCGGCCCCTGTTCAACCTGGGTCTGCGGCTCGTGCAGCGTGAACGGCGTCTCTTCGCCAAGCGCTGCCTGCACGTCCTGTTCAGTGGTCGCGGGCGGACGGCCGATGCCGAGGTTGCGATCGATCATGTCCTGCACCGGCAGGCCCTGCCCGGGACGGATGACGGGCACCCCGTTCGACGGCTGGGTGTCGTACAGGTCACCCTGCGGGCCTGCGTCAAGCGCCGTATCGTGGCCGGCGTTGAGTGCGTCAACATGCCCGCCAACGTTGTACGGGTTGATCGGGAACAGGTCACCCTGCTGCCCCTGCGATGGGTCGAGCGCTTCCTCGACAGGATCCGCCGTAGGCGTCCGCTCGTTCGCACCGGGGAGCGCCGAGCGCTGGCCGTGGAACATGCCCATGCCGACACCCGCGAGCGCACCGCCGACAAAGCCACCGAGCGCGGACGAACCGACACCCTGGCTCCATGGCTTGCCTTCACCGACGTTCTCACCGGCCGTCGAGCCGGCGTTCATCGCCGCACCCTGCACACCCTGATCGACTGCGTTGGCGGTGGCACGCCCGAGGAAGTCTCCCGCGAAGCGCGTGCCGAGTGCAGTCGCGGCGGGCGTGAGGAACCTGCTGCCGAGCCCCACGGTTGCAGCGGACACGGTGCCAGCGACACCGGCAGCCTCGTACATGCCCTTCGTGTTGTTCGGGTCCTGGTCGAGCACGTTCTGCCCGGCTTCACCGGCGGACTGCGCGCCGAATACGAGCGGTGCGGCGGGGCCAGCGGCCATCCCTACAGCGAGGCCCGGCGCCATCTGCAGCGCGCGACCGGCGAGCGTGCTCGGGTTGCGCAGCATCGCACCGGCCGTCTGGCCGAATCCATGCGCCTGCTCAACCTGCTGCTCGGCCTGCTGGCGTGCGGCCGAATAGTCACGTGAGAGGTCCGCCTGCTGCTGGGCACCGTTGAGGTCCTGCGGCAGCGGCATGCCGTGCTGCGCGAGCATCTGGCGATAGTC
Protein-coding regions in this window:
- a CDS encoding PLxRFG domain-containing protein codes for the protein MPILEGFQPVGAGPAQSDQQSGGVLQGFQPVDAGDDDDHPRQSPFRRVADLGVDVLKGVSGLGQALKGLGSEASGNTSSQAMEDYRQMLAQHGMPLPQDLNGAQQQADLSRDYSAARQQAEQQVEQAHGFGQTAGAMLRNPSTLAGRALQMAPGLAVGMAAGPAAPLVFGAQSAGEAGQNVLDQDPNNTKGMYEAAGVAGTVSAATVGLGSRFLTPAATALGTRFAGDFLGRATANAVDQGVQGAAMNAGSTAGENVGEGKPWSQGVGSSALGGFVGGALAGVGMGMFHGQRSALPGANERTPTADPVEEALDPSQGQQGDLFPINPYNVGGHVDALNAGHDTALDAGPQGDLYDTQPSNGVPVIRPGQGLPVQDMIDRNLGIGRPPATTEQDVQAALGEETPFTLHEPQTQVEQGPMTQGNLFDIREQPQAQAAAQQAQSAQAREGLLQSLFAKVGPRADLVHPALGEVVVGAHAFDGQEHGTTPDYNRYVDKLLTKEAQKSPVQHDAEQLLSDAWREDRVAAPDQRSTEPGPYPAMSDIDKLVRLTGVNEAPTLAQAAAKIDMAINRLANSKAQTSLDKVQILTAWRNKILHGDVNGQDRSGTEGVNASGAQDSNAQPGGTQSVGPENRGAGSAQDSSAPGPQGPAAAEGSSPAESAQAAEVAQLQGQQPADVQPGSAQAGQEQPVTPPVQKTGGFIQLKRRGGNGQQQQAAAGDVAGRPAGVGPVPVRPAGELRQPLDEQAGAARDSSVRGAGAADSSPAGDAAVPGGGHAAGGTEAQEVTDALAQAQKNNTFAGQAPGAGRTVGRTQPKGTPVGKLFSNFADNVKDTLGGKTAVQKQAEFRAQMFDRANADPKQFTTDPVLTHTEDLGNGLTARVDAAKAGNTRVQILDGDNVVGAAHIKRGMLDSIAVTEDARGRGIGADLLRYLDRNNIANIHEVPDRSPGFVKIQKQVLSEPAPAAPQAPAVKPAPATTADSAQKNEARDRLWREALAGTKNAERDFNILQDHFVNDMSHRELGDKYGLDHSRITQIVGEKSLGPKVVAAANRLGYTPEDIMQLMHEEPADVPTGETAYDENEHAAKAEDATPASADEMRVEGNELHGDEDRGVTQSMGVVKSAGGSQSKWKDTGDLTDQWLKAQKKLAAIEAPAGKNPGAGNASENGGREAWDAHGATSADNVAYDDLPKALRNDWDALVANGDGSRVDRDKWLKARTKVAELEAQAKQNPDAWKTSEDRGREAWEAHEATVPSNVAYDDLPESLRSDWDEFVGNGNGTLADKAQIVNRLDSNDYPDAYQSRSAEFRGVEARYGNVSTVTANLRHLGIPHAVDSVDHWSVSRLPDGVGGEITLNRDGTVKITLNASVLQHGSPALVQHAITHELWHGIDNALHGGVYSVQPEMRLEEFADDWAPEGSVARELHDLWSNDPTDGAFEQYFDYPLNRGQHPDLDRQDAQAELFAQLGSMYTDPRGRAILERYAPESSAFMREVTNDVQQSPEALLARSGDGAEQRATGFENRAAGEPAAVRLREGGSGDAATADAAGSPERSLQSRGPDYDHDSVDERRPRAERLISALPEGLASPVQRTYDTLAHAAKRGTQALTFGHDLADWASSRLGMEAPREYMDLHGEQDAYRRTLDNQLGEIGQKASALSLPQRDMASTFLTETTMSQKWGYDPAWKSGVTVDPATKARFNALPASVQEVIKAVNEHGAAQRSQLRAAEEEVRKMMGADAPRVAGAEMPGPYLPLRRHGDYVVEAKSATYKAAEAAEDTPRMDTLRKDPDHYVYTQTRTMGEARALAKELEAKYGAGNAQPMAKDVYFKDSHGASWRQLEQWRAKMRDYFDTGTPQGKEYAAAMDRALTDMYLQSIADTSARAGELKRKNIPGVIAKQGLESFFQNGLRHNQLVSTMLHGAKIADAMKGMADEAKQGGAQRPARTDIVNEFQKRAIAQANNRPSRVMDNLLMFNTAWRLLTSPAHYLQYIAQPVTMAHPILGARHGYGAAWKEMIGAAQDTAKLGKGGNALKLDVSKHVSRVGDERGMLTTLQRQGVLDAGHESEYGKPEVFSSNQLTRAGATAMNKVTMVARGLEGYNRTLSALAAYRLAHADSLNRGGDADAAHAAGTKFARDVVRQAYGDYSAANTPRALMPGNAPGLPVRLMAQFRKFNIIHTSIVARLAHQAFTGASPEERVVGGKALGYMALHYGVLAGAMGIPGAQLLAYAIQKIFSDSDVPEDPESYFRRVIGDKFLADIILHGAPAALGIDLTNRIGAGDILNPLGRANVNGGKTAADDYKSYMLAALGPMLGTTLPNVLTGAGRIMQGDYYHGLEQMVPSGIRDGMKAYGLAADGLTNSRNDTIIKPEDISAFDVALQAAGVTPMKIEDSYRRAAEFHNAQTFFQQHSQQMVNQYAKAYRDGDSATLRDLQGQWKTMQEQMRSNGLKPSPFSTLLRAPMNQGRRENSIVGGVETGRSRGAYIQQQGEQ